The following proteins come from a genomic window of Triticum aestivum cultivar Chinese Spring chromosome 6A, IWGSC CS RefSeq v2.1, whole genome shotgun sequence:
- the LOC543157 gene encoding polyphenol oxidase I, chloroplastic — protein MVVLSFVSARGMASSSFIVLPSTPAASACLPLSKPVAGGGRQGRRRLSCKCKAGDDDLAVRRRLHRRDVLLGLTGVGAAGAINLGGLALAAEPDSVPATCVTVPVTDKVIRCVSADGFNCPGVYRPEDVVDFSALPPPNGPLRVRRPAHLVAADAEYVRKYEAGVRMMRDLDASGDPRSFKSQAAIHEAYCNFHYKVTAAASRTPEIDFDVHFSSIFAPWHRMYIYFFERIIGELIGDTAFALPYWNWDAPDGMMLPPIFNDASSPLYDANRDQAHVTAVMDLNKGPGAENDLPLCTDDACVKENNLSVIYRQMAVDTALQFHGNKFCAGGTPGSPGSLENAAHTAVHIWVGGDMGVLGTAGRDPVFYSHHANVDRMWHLWTTTLGNQDFLGAGAGTEDDWRDTSFVFYDEKRRPVRISVRDVLDAGRLGYTYEEKETLEWRDKRPKPATGIDRPARPSVPAALSFPVALKKGRKEYVTVERPEEARASGGSSKTAPEVLVVDVTIDPCEYAKFDVLVNVPKGQEARVGPQDSEFAGSFENLPHGGGDGGGRGMGRLTLTYRFALRELVEDLGCDQDRRLDVTLIPRAGEMVVVEGVRVELCKDS, from the coding sequence ATGGTTGTATTATCATTCGTGTCCGCGCGCGGCATGGCCAGCTCTAGCTTCATCGTCTTGCCCTCCACGCCCGCCGCCTCTGCATGCCTTCCTCTAAGCAAGCCCGTGGCCGGGGGCGGCAGACAGGGCCGCCGTCGCCTGTCATGCAAGTGCAAAGCCGGCGATGACGACCTGGCGGTGCGTCGTCGCCTCCACCGCCGGGACGTGCTCCTCGGCCTCACCGGGGTCGGAGCCGCCGGCGCCATCAACCTCGGAGGGCTCGCGCTGGCTGCGGAACCAGACTCCGTGCCAGCCACGTGCGTCACCGTGCCCGTCACGGACAAGGTCATCAGGTGCGTCTCGGCCGACGGCTTCAACTGCCCCGGCGTGTACCGCCCTGAGGACGTCGTCGACTTCAGCGCGCTGCCGCCGCCGAACGGCCCCTTGCGCGTGCGCCGGCCGGCCCACCTCGTCGCCGCGGACGCAGAGTACGTGAGGAAGTACGAGGCGGGCGTCCGCATGATGAGAGATCTGGACGCCTCCGGCGACCCGCGCAGCTTCAAGAGCCAGGCCGCCATCCACGAGGCCTACTGCAACTTCCACTACAAGGTCACCGCGGCGGCCTCGAGAACGCCGGAGATCGACTTCGACGTGCACTTCTCGTCCATCTTCGCGCCATGGCACCGGATGTACATCTACTTCTTCGAGCGGATCATCGGCGAGCTCATCGGCGACACCGCCTTCGCGCTGCCGTACTGGAACTGGGACGCGCCGGACGGGATGATGCTGCCGCCGATATTCAACGACGCGTCCTCGCCGCTCTACGACGCCAACCGCGACCAGGCGCACGTCACCGCCGTCATGGACCTCAACAAAGGCCCAGGCGCGGAGAACGATCTTCCTCTCTGCACCGACGACGCCTGCGTAAAGGAGAACAACCTCTCCGTCATCTACCGCCAGATGGCCGTCGACACGGCCCTGCAGTTCCACGGGAACAAGTTCTGCGCCGGCGGCACGCCCGGCTCCCCCGGCTCGCTCGAGAACGCCGCGCACACCGCCGTGCACATCTGGGTGGGCGGGGACATGGGGGTGCTCGGCACGGCGGGGCGCGACCCCGTCTTCTACTCGCACCACGCCAACGTCGACCGCATGTGGCACCTATGGACCACCACGCTCGGCAACCAGGACTtcctcggcgccggcgccggcaccgAGGACGACTGGCGCGACACCAGCTTCGTCTTCTACGACGAGAAGCGCCGGCCCGTGCGCATCAGCGTCCGCGACGTCCTCGACGCCGGCCGGCTCGGGTACACGTACGAGGAGAAGGAGACGCTGGAGTGGCGGGACAAGCGGCCCAAGCCGGCGACCGGGATAGACAGACCGGCCCGCCCAAGCGtccccgccgccctctccttccccGTGGCTCTCAAGAAGGGCCGGAAGGAGTACGTGACGGTGGAGAGGCCGGAGGAGGCCCGggccagcggcggcagcagcaagaCGGCGCCGGAGGTGCTGGTGGTGGACGTCACCATCGACCCCTGCGAGTACGCCAAGTTCGACGTGCTCGTCAACGTGCCCAAAGGCCAGGAGGCCCGGGTGGGGCCGCAGGACAGCGAGTTTGCCGGGAGCTTCGAGAACCTGCcacacggcggcggcgacggcggcggccggggcaTGGGGAGGCTGACGCTGACGTACCGGTTCGCGCTGCGGGAGCTGGTTGAGGACCTCGGGTGCGACCAAGACCGGCGGCTGGACGTCACGCTCATCCCTCGGGCCGGTGAGATGGTCGTCGTAGAGGGCGTGCGTGTGGAGCTTTGTAAAGACTCGTAG
- the LOC123130084 gene encoding putative serpin-Z12, producing MDTSRILSEPGRDGANPRRSAAIPMSRFGKAVLLCLTLFAAWHLCSALFTAAPPGPGADHAEGSHASCLPLAREVGVRAAAGTGSNFVFSPLSIHAALAMVTAGARGDTRRELLRFLGSASLHELHHAPANELVGRLNGLTQTSFACGVWVDRRHALRPEFTATGASRYGATAESVDFVSGAEQARQRVNGFVADATKQLIRDILPPGSVDSSTAVVLANALYFKGAWSHPFDVFTAPFHVPGGTTVGVPSMTTGRSQYIALYPGFRALKLHYKNDVQWQADAFYMLILLPDSGILSLADLYNKAVSTPEFISKHTPVEEVPVGRFMVPKFKFTFEFEASSDMQKLGVTRAFSGGDFSGMVSGEDGLSISRVYHKATIEVDEQGTVAAAATVVVLMEGAALEEREPPHLVDFVADRPFLFAVVEERTDAVLFLGHVVNPLAG from the coding sequence ATGGACACGAGTAGGATCCTGTCTGAACCTGGCCGCGATGGCGCGAACCCACGGCGAAGTGCAGCCATTCCCATGTCGCGCTTCGGGAAGGCCGTCCTCCTCTGCTTGACCCTCTTCGCCGCATGGCACCTCTGCTCTGCCCTGTTCACCGCGGCGCCTCCTGGTCCTGGAGCCGACCATGCGGAAGGCAGCCACGCGTCGTGCCTGCCTCTCGCCAGGGAGGTCGGCGTCCGGGCGGCGGCCGGCACGGGAAGCAACTTCGTCTTCTCGCCGCTGTCCATCCACGCGGCGCTCGCCATGGTGACCGCCGGCGCGCGGGGCGACACGCGTAGGGAGCTCCTGCGGTTCCTCGGCTCAGCTTCGCTCCACGAGCTGCACCACGCGCCGGCGAACGAGCTCGTCGGCAGGCTCAACGGCCTAACGCAGACGTCCTTCGCCTGCGGCGTGTGGGTCGACCGGAGGCACGCGCTCAGGCCAGAGTTCACGGCCACCGGCGCGTCGCGGTACGGCGCCACGGCGGAATCCGTGGACTTCGTGTCGGGCGCCGAGCAGGCGAGGCAGCGCGTGAACGGCTTCGTGGCGGACGCGACGAAGCAGCTCATCCGCGACATCCTCCCTCCCGGCTCCGTCGACTCGTCCACGGCGGTCGTCCTCGCCAACGCGCTCTACTTCAAAGGAGCGTGGTCTCACCCGTTCGACGTCTTCACCGCGCCGTTCCACGTCCCAGGCGGCACCACCGTGGGCGTGCCGTCCATGACGACAGGCCGGTCACAGTACATCGCACTCTACCCGGGCTTCAGGGCACTCAAGCTTCACTACAAGAACGACGTGCAGTGGCAAGCTGATGCATTCTACATGCTGATCCTTCTCCCGGACAGCGGCATTCTCAGTCTCGCCGATCTCTACAACAAGGCGGTGTCGACACCGGAGTTCATCAGCAAGCACACGCCGGTGGAGGAGGTTCCAGTTGGGCGGTTCATGGTGCCCAAGTTTAAGTTCACGTTCGAGTTCGAGGCGTCGTCTGACATGCAAAAGCTTGGTGTCACCAGGGCTTTCTCAGGCGGTGACTTCTCAGGCATGGTGAGCGGCGAGGATGGCCTCTCCATCTCCCGGGTGTACCATAAGGCCACCATCGAGGTGGACGAGCAAGGCACCGTGGCCGCTGCTGCCACGGTCGTCGTACTCATGGAAGGTGCTGCGCTTGAGGAAAGGGAACCACCGCATTTGGTGGATTTTGTGGCGGATCGGCCCTTCTTATTTGCCGTGGTTGAGGAGAGGACCGACGCCGTATTGTTCCTTGGTCATGTGGTCAATCCTCTCGCAGGCTAA